One segment of Radiobacillus kanasensis DNA contains the following:
- the secA gene encoding preprotein translocase subunit SecA, translated as MRGLLKKVFGDGNQRQLNHLQKQVDEIEALEPKLESLTDDELRAKTEDFKQRYQNGESLDDLLVEAYAVVREGAKRVLKMRPYQVQIQGAIALHEGNIAEMKTGEGKTLASTMPAYLNALTGKGVHIVTVNEYLADRDAKEMGQLFEFLGLTVGFNSNGMNKDEKRAAYVADITYGTNNEYGFDYLRDNMVLYKEQMVQRPLHFAIIDEVDSILIDEARTPLIISGTAQKSASLYQQANAFVRTLRNEEDYTYDEKTKGVQLTEEGMNKAERAFGIENLFELKHVALTHHINQGLKAHVAMHRDTDYVVEEGEVVIVDQFTGRLMKGRRYSDGLHQAIEAKEGLQIQNESMTLASITFQNFFRMYEKLAGMTGTAKTEEEEFRNIYNMDVIVIPTNKEIVRNDRPDLIYKTMEGKFRAVVEEIKERNRNGQPVLVGTVAVETSELISKYLKKAGVKHNVLNAKNHFREAEIIEDAGQLGAVTIATNMAGRGTDIKLGDGVKELGGLAVVGTERHESRRIDNQLRGRSGRQGDPGETQFYLSMEDELMRRFGSDNMKNMMDRLGMDDDQPIESKMVSRAVESAQKRVEGNNFDARKTILSYDDVLRQQREIIYKQRFDVIDSENLREIIEQMLKTTIERVVELHTQDDDDDNWDIVSIVEYLQANLLDAGDVSVDDLQGKEPEEMIDLIYQKVTEKYDQKEEELTPEQMREFEKVILLRTVDTKWMDHIDQMDQLRQGIHLRAYGQNDPLREYQMEGYTMFEEMIANIEEEVSRYVMKAQIRENLQREAVVKDTQAVSGDQEKKKVKRPFVKTDDVGRNDPCPCGSGKKYKHCHGK; from the coding sequence ATGCGTGGACTACTAAAAAAAGTATTTGGGGATGGCAATCAACGCCAACTCAATCACCTGCAAAAACAAGTGGATGAAATAGAAGCACTAGAACCAAAGCTAGAGAGTTTAACAGATGATGAGTTACGTGCGAAAACCGAGGACTTTAAGCAGAGATATCAAAACGGAGAAAGCTTGGACGATCTCTTGGTCGAAGCATATGCGGTCGTTCGTGAGGGAGCTAAACGTGTCTTAAAAATGCGCCCATATCAAGTTCAAATTCAAGGTGCGATTGCCTTACATGAAGGGAATATCGCCGAGATGAAGACAGGGGAAGGGAAAACCCTTGCGTCTACGATGCCTGCTTATTTAAATGCCTTAACAGGAAAAGGCGTCCATATTGTTACCGTAAACGAATACTTAGCAGATCGTGACGCGAAAGAAATGGGTCAGCTATTTGAGTTTCTCGGTTTAACTGTTGGCTTCAATAGCAATGGCATGAACAAGGATGAAAAACGTGCCGCGTATGTAGCGGACATTACTTATGGTACGAATAATGAATACGGATTTGACTACTTGCGTGACAACATGGTTCTGTACAAAGAGCAAATGGTACAGCGTCCATTGCACTTTGCCATCATTGATGAGGTTGACTCAATCTTAATTGATGAAGCGAGAACACCATTAATCATTTCAGGAACTGCACAAAAATCAGCTTCTCTCTATCAACAAGCCAATGCATTCGTGCGCACGCTGAGAAATGAAGAGGACTACACCTATGATGAAAAAACAAAAGGGGTTCAGCTGACGGAAGAAGGAATGAACAAAGCGGAACGAGCTTTTGGTATCGAAAACTTATTCGAGCTAAAGCACGTAGCCTTAACCCACCATATTAACCAGGGACTTAAAGCTCATGTAGCGATGCACCGTGATACGGACTATGTCGTCGAAGAAGGCGAAGTAGTCATTGTCGACCAATTCACTGGTCGTCTCATGAAAGGTCGTCGTTATAGCGATGGCTTACACCAAGCGATTGAAGCGAAAGAAGGCTTACAAATTCAAAATGAAAGCATGACACTTGCTTCCATTACGTTCCAAAACTTTTTCCGTATGTATGAAAAGCTTGCCGGAATGACTGGTACAGCGAAAACGGAAGAAGAGGAATTCCGTAATATTTATAATATGGATGTTATCGTCATTCCGACAAACAAGGAAATTGTCCGTAATGACCGTCCGGATCTTATCTATAAAACGATGGAAGGAAAATTCCGTGCTGTTGTGGAGGAAATCAAGGAACGCAATCGAAACGGACAACCAGTTCTTGTTGGTACGGTAGCGGTAGAAACGTCTGAATTGATCTCGAAGTATTTGAAAAAAGCTGGCGTGAAGCATAATGTCTTAAACGCGAAAAACCACTTCCGTGAAGCAGAAATTATCGAGGATGCTGGTCAGTTAGGTGCGGTTACGATTGCTACAAACATGGCTGGTCGTGGTACGGATATCAAATTAGGCGATGGGGTCAAGGAACTTGGAGGCTTGGCCGTTGTTGGTACAGAGCGACATGAATCTCGTCGTATTGATAACCAGCTTCGTGGTCGTTCTGGTCGTCAAGGAGATCCAGGTGAAACACAATTCTACCTATCAATGGAAGATGAATTAATGCGCCGTTTTGGATCTGACAATATGAAAAACATGATGGACCGTTTAGGAATGGATGACGACCAACCTATTGAAAGTAAAATGGTATCTCGTGCCGTTGAATCGGCGCAAAAACGTGTGGAAGGAAATAACTTCGATGCACGTAAAACGATTCTGTCTTATGATGATGTACTTCGTCAGCAAAGGGAGATTATTTACAAACAACGTTTTGATGTCATTGATTCGGAAAACTTACGTGAAATCATTGAGCAAATGCTCAAAACGACGATTGAGCGTGTAGTCGAACTTCATACGCAAGACGATGACGATGATAACTGGGATATTGTAAGTATTGTCGAATATCTGCAAGCTAACTTGTTAGATGCTGGAGATGTTTCAGTCGATGACTTACAAGGTAAAGAGCCAGAAGAGATGATTGATCTCATTTACCAAAAGGTGACTGAGAAGTATGATCAAAAAGAAGAAGAGCTTACTCCAGAGCAAATGCGCGAGTTCGAAAAAGTTATCCTTCTTCGTACGGTAGATACGAAGTGGATGGACCACATCGACCAAATGGATCAGCTTCGCCAAGGTATCCACTTAAGAGCCTATGGACAAAACGATCCATTGCGTGAGTATCAAATGGAAGGCTACACGATGTTTGAAGAAATGATTGCCAATATCGAGGAAGAGGTTTCCCGTTATGTGATGAAGGCGCAAATTCGAGAAAACCTTCAACGTGAAGCGGTCGTTAAAGATACACAAGCGGTATCCGGAGATCAAGAAAAGAAAAAAGTAAAACGTCCATTTGTAAAAACAGATGATGTAGGACGAAACGATCCGTGCCCTTGTGGTAGTGGGAAAAAGTATAAGCATTGTCACGGAAAATAA
- the prfB gene encoding peptide chain release factor 2 (programmed frameshift): MELVEIKQELEKMAKRLADFRGSLDLEQKRTRIAELEEEMADPSFWDDQQGAQKVINEVNGLKELVHNFDNHVESHENLEVSYELVKEESDEDLRAELEEEVQTLTKALNDFELMILLSEPYDKNNAILELHPGAGGTESQDWASMLLRMYTRWAESKQFKVETLDYLPGEEAGVKSVTLLIKGHNAYGYLKAEKGVHRLVRISPFDSSGRRHTSFVSCEVMPELDDDIDIDVKTEDLKIDTYRSSGAGGQHVNTTDSAVRITHVPTNTVVTCQSERSQIKNREQAMKMLKAKLYQLEIEKQQQELNEIRGEQKEIGWGSQIRSYVFHPYSMVKDHRTNHEIGNTQGVMDGDLDPFIDAYLRSTMN, encoded by the exons ATGGAATTAGTAGAGATAAAGCAAGAATTAGAAAAAATGGCTAAGCGATTAGCGGACTTTAGGGGGTCTCTT GACTTAGAACAAAAGAGAACCCGAATTGCCGAGTTAGAAGAGGAAATGGCGGATCCGAGCTTCTGGGATGATCAGCAAGGGGCACAAAAGGTGATTAATGAAGTGAATGGATTAAAAGAACTTGTTCATAACTTTGATAATCATGTCGAAAGTCATGAAAACTTGGAAGTGTCCTATGAGCTTGTCAAAGAAGAATCAGATGAAGATTTGCGTGCAGAGCTTGAAGAAGAAGTACAAACTTTAACCAAAGCTTTGAATGATTTCGAATTAATGATTTTACTAAGTGAGCCTTATGATAAAAATAATGCGATTTTAGAGCTGCATCCAGGTGCTGGTGGTACGGAATCCCAGGACTGGGCAAGTATGCTTCTCCGTATGTACACGAGATGGGCAGAATCGAAACAGTTCAAAGTGGAAACATTGGATTATCTACCAGGGGAAGAGGCGGGAGTGAAAAGTGTTACTCTGTTGATTAAAGGACATAATGCGTATGGCTATTTAAAAGCAGAGAAAGGGGTTCACCGTCTAGTAAGAATCTCTCCGTTTGATTCTTCTGGTCGCAGACACACCTCCTTCGTTTCTTGTGAGGTTATGCCTGAATTAGACGATGATATTGATATTGATGTAAAAACAGAGGATTTAAAAATTGATACGTATCGTTCGAGTGGAGCGGGTGGACAGCACGTCAACACGACAGATTCAGCCGTAAGGATTACCCACGTTCCAACGAATACGGTTGTGACATGCCAATCTGAACGGTCCCAAATTAAAAACAGAGAACAAGCGATGAAGATGTTGAAAGCTAAGCTTTATCAGCTTGAAATTGAAAAACAACAACAAGAATTGAACGAAATTCGCGGCGAGCAAAAGGAGATTGGCTGGGGAAGTCAAATCCGTTCTTATGTATTCCACCCGTACTCGATGGTGAAAGACCACCGGACCAACCATGAAATCGGGAATACACAAGGTGTGATGGACGGAGATCTTGACCCGTTTATTGATGCGTATTTACGTTCAACGATGAATTAA
- the galU gene encoding UTP--glucose-1-phosphate uridylyltransferase GalU, with protein sequence MTIRKAIIPAAGLGTRFLPATKAMPKEMLPIIDKPTIQYIVEEAIESGIEDLIIVTGKGKRAIEDHFDHAFELEDNLYKKGKFDLLEQINQSAKVDIHYIRQKEPKGLGHAIWCARKFIGNEPFAVLLGDDIVQAETPCLKQLMNEYEKYEASILGIKEVSPQETDRYGIIDPENQSDRAYKVKSLVEKPAQGTEPSRLAIMGRYILTPEILPILEEQEIGTGGEIQLTDALEKLTKIQPVYGYEFTGQRFDVGDKLGFIQTTVEMALSRPDMEEEMVGMLNHILEKHRLKN encoded by the coding sequence ATGACTATTCGTAAAGCAATCATACCGGCAGCAGGATTAGGAACAAGATTTTTACCAGCAACGAAGGCGATGCCGAAAGAAATGCTTCCCATCATTGATAAACCAACGATCCAATATATCGTCGAGGAAGCGATTGAATCAGGGATTGAAGATCTTATTATTGTAACCGGAAAAGGGAAGCGTGCTATAGAGGATCATTTTGATCACGCGTTTGAATTAGAAGATAACCTATATAAAAAAGGCAAGTTCGATCTGTTAGAACAGATCAATCAATCGGCAAAGGTTGATATCCATTATATCCGTCAGAAGGAGCCGAAAGGGCTTGGTCATGCGATTTGGTGCGCTCGAAAATTTATTGGCAATGAGCCATTTGCAGTCTTACTTGGGGACGACATCGTACAAGCTGAGACACCTTGCTTAAAGCAGTTAATGAATGAGTATGAAAAATATGAGGCGAGTATCCTTGGAATTAAAGAAGTTTCTCCTCAAGAAACCGATCGATACGGTATTATAGATCCTGAAAATCAATCTGATAGAGCCTATAAAGTCAAGAGCTTAGTGGAGAAACCAGCACAAGGAACAGAACCTTCTCGTTTAGCTATTATGGGTAGATACATCTTAACACCAGAGATATTACCTATTCTGGAAGAACAAGAAATAGGAACGGGTGGAGAGATTCAGCTTACAGATGCCCTTGAAAAGCTAACGAAAATTCAACCTGTCTATGGCTATGAATTTACCGGACAACGATTTGATGTTGGGGATAAACTAGGCTTTATTCAAACGACAGTGGAAATGGCATTAAGCAGACCGGACATGGAAGAAGAAATGGTAGGTATGCTGAATCATATATTAGAGAAACATCGATTAAAGAACTAG